GCGCGAAGCACAGGCCTCGACCGCGACCGAGCGGGAAACACTTGGCATGAGAGTTCTTGTCACCGGCGCGACCGGATACATCGGAGGCCGGCTCGTACCGCGGCTCATCGCCGCGGGCCATTTCGTGCGCTGTCTGGCGCGCTCGCCGAAGCGGCTCGCCGGCCGGTTCGCCGGGGCGGAGATCTTTCCGGGCGACGTGCGGGACTCTCTCGATCTGCCGGCGGCATTCGCAGGCATCGACGTCGCATACTACTTGATCCATTCGATGGGCGCCGGCGGAGCTGACTTTCAAACGCGCGATCGTGAGACGGCTCGCAATTTCGCCACCGCCGCCAAAGCTGCGGGTGTGAAGAGAATCATCTACCTAGGCGGCCTCGGCGATGCGAAGCGCGACTTGTCCGAGCACTTGCGCAGCCGCCATGAGGTCGGCGACATCTTGCGCGACCACGGCCCACCGGTGACGGAATTCCGAGCCGCGATCGTCATCGGCTCGGGCAGCGTGTCGTTCGAGATGATCAGGTATCTCACCGAGCGGCTGCCCGTCATGATCGCGCCGAAATGGGTCGCGACGCGCTCCCAGCCGATCGCGGTCGGCGACGTGCTCGAGTACTTGGTCAGCGCGCTCGCCATCGAGCGTACGATCGGCCGCACCTACGACATCGGTGGCCGGGATATCGTGAGCTATCGCGACTTGATGCTCGGCTACGCGCGTGCGCGCGGGCTGCGCCGGACGATCGTGGGGGTCCCGTTCTTCACGCCGCGCCTGTCATCGTACTGGATACACATCGTGACGCCGGTGCCTGCGAGCATCGCGCGGCCGCTCATCGACGGCTTGCGCAGCGAGATGATCGTGCAGAATACGGCCGCGCTTTCGGACTTCGACATCCGGCCGATCGGGTGCGAAGAAGCGATCCGCCGCGCTTTGGACCGCTATAGCGGTGTCGATCGGCCGACGACATGGTTTGACGCGTACGAGGGCCGCCAGTCGCTCGGCGAGTTCCGCGGAATCGTCCAGGGCATGTTGATGGACCGTCGCGAGCGTCGCACCGGTGCATCCCCGAGCGCCGTCTTCGCCGTCGTGACGTCGCTCGGCGGCTCGCGCGGTTGGCTCTATGCCGACTGGTTGTGGGCGTTGCGTGGCATGATGGACTGGGCGCTGGGCGGCAACGGGATGCGCCGCGGGCGGCGCTCACCGGCGTCGATGCGCATCGGCGACGCGGTCGACTTGTGGCGAGTGGAGGCGCTCGAGCCCGACCGCCTGCTGCGGCTGCGTGCCGAGATGAAGCTGCCGGGCAACGCCTGGTTGGAGTTCGCCGTGGTGCCGGACCAGGCGGGATCGACGCTGAGGCTCACGGCCTTCTTCGAGCCGCGCGGGTTGGCCGGCCAACTGTATTGGTACGCAGTCGCGCCTATCCATGACGCGATCTTCGCCGGCCTGGCGGATCAAATCGTCAAGCGCGGCGCCGCTCTCGGTGATGCGGTCAGCAGCTCCTCGGGAAGCGCGCTCGAGGCCGCACCGTCGTGATGGCGATCGGGCTTATCGTCGCCCTCGCCGCATGTTTCGGTGCCGCCGCGCTCGGATCGATATTCACGACGCCGCGCCTCGGCGATTGGTACGCGAACATCCGCAAGCCTGCGTGGACGCCGCCCTCGTGGCTCTTCGCACCGGTGTGGACGTTGCTCTTCATCATGATGGCGGTGTCGGTGTGGCTCGTCTGGCTGCGCGCGGGCTTCGCCGGCGCCTCGTGGGCCTTCGCATTGTTCGCCGTGCAGCTCGCGCTCAACGTGCTGTGGTCCGCGTTGTTCTTCGGCATGCGCAATCCAGCAGCGGCGTTCGCGGAAGTGATCGTCTTCTGGCTCGCGATCGCCGCGACAGCGCTCGCATTCTCGCGCATAGACGCACTGTCAGCGCTCTTGCTCGTGCCCTACCTGCTCTGGGTGGCCTTTGCGGCTATCCTCAACTTCGCGATCTGGCGGTTGAACGCGAGCTAGCCTGATACGTCCGGCGGGTCCACCCCCAGCGCGGTGGCCAAATCGATCTGATGGTCCTGCTCGTTGACCAGGATGCCGCGGATCTGCTCCGCCATCGCGAATTCTCCGAGCTGCTCGCACTGCCGGACGCGCTCGCGATAGTTGCGGATCGTCTCGACCTCGTTGGCCAGATCGAAGCGCAGCATGTCCTTGGGTTTGCCGGACGTGCGCACGGGCCTTGCCATGACGGTCGGCATCGCGCCGAGGTAGTCGATCTGGCGCGAGATGATCAGCGCGTGCTCGAGCTCTTGCTTGGCGTGCAGCTCGAGCTGGTCGGCGATGTTCATGTACTCGGCGCCCTTGAGCACTTGCGAGTAGACGACATACGCGATGATCGCCTGGTACTCGCGGGAGAGATCCTCGTTCAACAGCTCGGCGAGGCGCTTTCGCGTCAAGCTCTTTTCCTCTTTGGCTGCTCGTGCTTTCATGTGTGCGCTCCTATGCCGTCAGAAGTGGACCGACGTGTTCGAATCCGCCCCACGTGAATCTTGCCCATCTAGCCCACAAAGAACTCGCGCCCATCCCGAAGAACCCGCGCTAGCCCGAGATCGTTCGCGCCCGGAGGATTTGACCTTTGGCCACAGCGACCGTCCCCATGGCCCGAGATACGCGCCTCGAGCTCACCTGGCGGGGCTTCGTGCTCGGCGCGGCCATCACGCTGGTGTTCACCGCTGCAAACATCTACTTGGGCCTCAAGGTCGGACTGACGTTCGCCACGTCCATCCCCGCGGCGGTCATCTCCATGGCCGTACTGCGCGCCTTCCGCAATGCGACGATCTGGGAGAACAACATCGTCCAGACGATCGCGTCGGCCGCCGGAACGCTGTCCGCCATCATCTTCGTGCTGCCGGGTCTCGTGATGGTCGGCTGGTGGACCGGGTTCCCGTATTGGGAATCGTTCGCGGTGTGCGCCATCGGCGGTATCCTCGGCGTGACGTATAGCGTGCCGCTGCGCCGCGCGCTCGTCGTCCAATCCGACTTGCCATTCCCCGAGGGCGTGGCGGCAGCGGAAGTGCTGAAGGTCGGCGTGGGCTCGCGCGATGCGAATGCCGCGTCGGTCGAAGAGAACAAGAAAGGCCTGCTGGCGCTGTCCATGGGCGCGCTCGCCTCTGCCGGCTACGCCGCGCTCGCCGCGGCCCGCATCTTCACCGACGAGATCAGCGGGTATTTCCGGGCCGGCGCGGGCGCGACCGGGTTCGGCATGTCGATGTCGTTGGCGCTCGTCGGCGCAGGCCATCTCATCGGAATACAAGTCGGCCTCGCGATCTTCGGCGGCTTGGTCATCGCGTGGGGCATCTTGACCCCGCTGCTCACGGCACTGCATCCGGCAGCCGGCCCTGCCGCCGATGTCGCGGTGTCGGTGTGGCGCCACCAAGTGCGCTTCATCGGCGCGGGAACGATCGGCATCGCGGCGCTGTGGACGCTCGGCCGGCTCATGCGGCCGGTCTATACCGGGATCACATCGGCGATCGCCGCGGCGCGCACGCGCGCGGCTGCGGGCGGCGATGAATACGCGGTGCCTCGCACCGAGCGCGATCTGCCGATCGGCGTCGTGGCGCTCATCAGCGTCGCGTGCTTCATCCCGCTCGCATTCTTGCTCGCCGTCTTCATCCAGGGCAGCGCCATCGCGACGCTGACGGTGCCGCTCGTTCTCGCAGGCGTCATCTACGTCGTCATCGCGGGATTTTTCGTCGCCGCCGCCTGCGGCTACATGGCGGGTTTGATCGGGGCCTCCAATAGCCCCGTGTCGGGGCTTGGGATCCTGACCGTGATCGGCGCTTCGCTGCTCTTGTTGCTCGTCGCCAAGACCACCGGAGCCACAGGAGCCCCGGCGCTCGTCGCCTACGCGCTCTTCGTCACCGCCGTGTTGCTCAACGTCGCCACGATCTCCAACGACAACCTGCAAGACCTCAAGACCGGCCAGCTCGTCGACGCGACGCCGTGGCGCCAGCAAGTGGCGCTCATCGGCGGCGTGATATTCGGCTCGATCGTCATTCCGCCGATCCTCGACGTGCTGAACAAAGCGTATGGCTTCACAGGACCGCACGCGCTGCCGGCACCGCAGGCGACTTTGATCTCCGCGCTGGCGAAAGGCGTGATTCAGGGGGAGATCGATTGGGGACTGTTGGGGATCGGCGCGCTGATCGGGGTGGTCCTCATCGCGATCGACGAGCTCTTGCGCGCCAAGACGCGCTACCAATTCCCGCCGCTCGCGGTCGGACTCGGCATCTATCTGCCGGCGGCGACGACCTCGGCGGCAGTGGTGGGCGCGGTCGCCGGCTGGATCTATAACCGCTGGGTCGCGAGAGGGCCCAACGCGGATATCGCCCGGCGCATGGGCGTACTCGTCGCGTCGGGTCTCATCGTCGGCGAGAGCCTGTTCGGCGTGCTGCTCGCGGGCGTCATCGTCAGCACCGGGAATGCGACGCCCTTCGCGCTGGTCGGCGATTCGTTCCAGGTGTTCGCCGTGCCGCTCGCCGCGATCGCGTTCGTCGTGACGATCGTCGCCTTGTATCGTTGGAGCGCACGGCTCGCGCAAAGCATCGTGACCTGATTTCGTCACGAGCCCGCCGAAAAGAGAAAGGCTGCGATCGAGATGATCGCAGCCTTTTCGTCTGCCGGGTCGCCTTAAGGAGACGGCGACGCCGACGGGGTCACGGTACCATGCTGCTTTTTCCAAGCCGCCTTTTCGGCTTCGAGCTTGGCGCGCTGGTCCGGCGTCAGCACGGCGAGGATCTGTTCTTTGAGCTGCTTGCGAGCAGCCTGATCGGGCTGGCTGCCTTGCGGGTGTGCTTGCTTGTAGCTGGTGATAAGCGTCTTGATCTGGTCTTGCTGTTGTTGGCTGAGGTTGAGGTTGCGCAGCATGGCGGCCATGCCGTGATGGTGGTGCGCGCCTGGTTGGCCGCTCGGTTGAGCGCTCGGGGCGACGGGTTGCGTCGCATCCGAGATCGCGCTGCCTTGTGCGAGCGCGAGTGCCGGCGCTGCGAGTGAAAGTGCGCACAGCGTCGCGACGAGCAATGGTCTTAGGTTCTTCACGTGTGGTATTTAGTCTCCTAAAGAAGCGTGGGAGTGGGCGTGCTCATGATATGGCCGCTCGATGGGAATGGGCTGAGATGGAAATGAGAGTTCGATGTGGGCAGGCAAGCGTCAGGCCCGGCGTCAGCCTTCTCGGCGCGCCGCCTCGATGAACTGTCGCGCCTTATGCGGATCGACGCCCTGAACGGTCACCCAACGCGCCGCGCTGTCCTTGAGCATCTCGAAACGCTTCCACAGAAAATCGCCGCCGACCACGCGCCGATGGATCTCGATCACGTCGCGCAGCATCTCCCACGAGCTCAAGATCCGCCCGAAGGCCGCCTTGTTGATGATGTCGCCTTCGATGAGACCTTCCTCGACGTAGGTGCCGACGCGGTCGAAGAAGCGCAGCAGCACGAGCTCCTTATGCACGCGCGGGTCGCCCAGCGCCGTGAGTTCGACCTCTTTGACGAACTGCGCGTCTTTGAGCTTGTCGGGCAACTCGTAGGTGACGAAGCGCCGCGCCTCGTCGACCTCGGGCGAGTCGAGCTCGGCGAAGATGCGCATCGCGCCTTCGAGCTGGGTGGCGCGTCGCAATTCGTCCAGCTGCCGCCAGCCGACGATCACAGTGACCAAGATGACGACCGCCGTGGCGGCGCTGCCGACCGCGCTGATGGCCTCCCAGGACATCATTTGGTGCGACTACCCGCGCAGACGTCGCCCTCACTCGGCTTCAGCCAGGCTTGGAGTTGTAGGATGCGCTGCTGCGTCAGTTGCGTGAGCAGGCTGCATTGACACATAGGCTGCGACGAGCCGTATTCGCTCGCGTCTTGAGAGGGATAGACCGCCTTGATCTCGGCGTCTCTGAAATTGGCCCATGCTTGCTCGGCAGCCTCGAGCCTCGCGATGAAGTCGGTGTCAGCGGCGTGCATCTTGCGCACTTGCGAGTACACCTGCGCCAGCTGTTGTTGCGCTTTCTGATACTGCGCGCACGAGGCCGCCGTCATCGAGTTCTGCGTGTCGGCTTTCGTGTGAGCTGGCAACGCGATGGTCCCGACGGCCAATGCGCAGCAAAGAAGCGATCGAATGCGCTGCATGGGTGGTCCTCCTAGTCCGCGACGCGGAAGCCGATGTGATTGGCTGAACTGCTAGGTTCGGTCTGGCCGCGCCCGCCGACTTCGTAGCGCGAGCAGAATTGATCGGTGCACAAGAACGAGCCGCCGCGGACCGAGCGCTTGTTCACGCCCGGTTCCTGAGGGTCGTAACTCGTCGACGGCCCGTGCGGATCGACCGCGACGCCGCCGTTTGTCGCGAGCTGTTGATAGTAGTCCGCGCGATACCAGTCCGAGGTCCACTCCCACACGTTGCCGGACATATCGTATAAGCCGTAGCCATTGGGATGGTACGATGCGACCGGCATGGTCGTCGGATGATTGTGCGGCGCCGTGCTCGAGTCGGGGAAGTGGCCGTGATATGTATTGGCCATCGTCTTGCCGTTGGGCGTGAACTCATCGCCCCACGCGTACGGTCTGCAGCTCAAGCCGCCGCGCTCGGCGAATTCGTACTCGGCCTCGGTCGGAAGACGCATGTGCGCCCAGCGCGCATACGCTTGTGCGTCTTCGAACGCCATCTGCACGACGGGATAGTCATCTTTGCCCCCGATCGAGCTTTTGGGTCCGTCCGGATGGCGCCAGTCGGCCCCATGCACGTAGCGCCACCACTGCGAATCGTCGTTGAGCTCCACCGGATGCGCGGGGGGCGTGAAGACGAGCGAGCCGGCGACGAGAGCCTCGGGCGGCGCGTCCGGAAAATCTTTTTGCAGCGGCTTGCGCTCGGCCACCGTCACATAATGCGTCGCGTTCACGAACGCAGCGAACTGCGCGTTAGTGATGGTCGTCTTCGCAAGCCAGAAGCCGCTCACGCGCACGCGATGCCAGGGATGCGCGTCGGCGAACTTCGGATTGTTCGAGCCCATCGAGAACTCGCCGCCCGGGATCCACATCATACCCGGATGCCTCGTAGCAGGTAGGACATCGGGTGTGAGAACGCTTGGCTCGCACTGCGACCCGTCGGGTGCCGCTGACGCGAACATCCCCGCGGACGGCGCGTTAGCGGCGGTCGGTTTCGCGCAAGAAACCGAGGTGAAGGCGATGAGCAGCGCGCTCGTCCCGCACAAGAAACCTCTGAATCCGCCCGACATCGCCAAGTTCATCTGCGCATTTTTCGACGCGACCGACGTGGGCTCCCATGAGCCCGCGCATCATCATCGGAGGGGGCTGAAAATGAAAACCCGAAATACGGCTCACGTCGCCGGGTTCAACGCCGGGCAACGTGTCTTTCCCAACAGAAAGATCCTGAAAGGCAGTTTCTGCATCGATGAAACGCACTGGTCTTATCCTAATCGTCCTGCTCTCGCTCGGCGCCGCGACCTTTGCGGCGGAACAGTGGAACGGCATCGTCAAGACCGACATGGCGTCGCTCACCGCGACACGCGACGTCAGCCAAAGCACCGTCATCCCGGCTCCCGAGCCGACATTCGGCGGCGTGATCAGCAAGAACGTCTATGACTCGACCGCATGGTATCCGCCGCAGATCGCGCCCAAGAAGGGCTCTCCGAACGTCTTGCTCATCATCATGGACGACGAGGGCTTCGCGGCGAACAGCACATTCGGCGGCCTGATCCCAACGCCGGTTTCGGATTCGCTCGCCAAACAAGGCCTGCGCTACATCAATTTCCACACGACATCGCTGTGCTCGCCGACGCGGGCCGCGCTCATCACCGGGCGCAACCACGGCGACGTCGGATTCGAGCAAGTCGCCGAAGTGGCGACCGGCTTCCCCGGATACAACGGCACCATCGGAAAAGATAGCGCGACGGTCGCCCGTCTGCTGCAATACAACGGATACGCGACAGCGTGGTTCGGAAAAGACCACAACGTGCCGCTGTGGCAAGCCACGGACGCGGGGCCAAAAGACCAGTGGCCCGTCGGCATGGGCTTTGACTACTTCTACGGCTTCATCGGCGGCGACATGGACCAGTGGCATCCGACGCTCTTCGAGAACACGAACCAGATCTTCCCGGACGTCGGCCATCCGAACTATAACCTCAACGTCGACATCGCGGACAAGGCGATCGCGTGGCTGAAACGCATCAACGATCTCAAACCCAGCCAGCCGGTCTTCCTCTATTACGCTCCAGGCGCCACACATGCGCCGCATCAGCCGACGCCCGACTGGATCGCGAAGATGAAGGGCAAGTTCAACATGGGTTGGGACGCATATCGCGAGATGGCGTTCAAGCGCATGCAAGCGATGGGCACCATCCCGAAAAACGCCAAGCTAACGCCGTGGCCCAATCCCGAGGATAAAGATTATGCGGGCGCCGGATACGGCGACATCAGTCTCCCGCACTGGAATACGCTCACGCCCTATCAAAAAGCCGCATACGAGCACCAGATGGAGGTCTACGCAGCATATCTTGCGCAGACCGATTATGAGATCGGCCGCGTCATCCAGGCCTTCAAGGACACCGGCCGCTACAACAACACGATGGTCATCCTGATCCACGGCGACAACGGCGCAAGCGCTGAAGGCACGCTGCAAGGAACGTTCAGCGAAGTCACAGACTTCAACGGCATCGTGCCACCGATCGAGAAATTCTGGCCGAAGTTCGGCCCGTTGTGGGGTAGCGAGTACACCGATCCCCACTACGCCGTGCAGTGGGCCTGGGCGCTGGACACGCCGTTCAAGTGGACCAAACAAGTCGCGTCGTACCTCGGCGGCACGCGCAACGGCATGATCGTCGCGTGGCCCGGCCACATCAGCGATCCGGGCGGCATCCGCGCGCAGTTCCACCACGTCATCGACGTGGACCCCACGATTCTGGACGTCGCCGGAATCGCGCAACCCACATCGGTAGACGGCGTGACGCAGAAGCCGATCGAGGGCGTGAGTTTCGCCTATACGTTCGACAAAGCAAACGCGAGCGCGCCGTCAACGCATCACACGCAGTACTTCGAGATGTTCGGTGCGCCGGCGATCTACAACGATGGCTGGATCGCCGCGGCCGAGCCGCACGCGATCCCATGGACGCCGACGACCAATACGCCCATCCAAGATGTCTGGGGTACCGAGAAGTGGCATCTCTACCACGTCACGGCAGACGACGACTGGACGGAATATAACGACGTCCAAAGCACGCATCAGGACAAGCTCAAAGAACTGCAAGATCTTTTCGTGTCAGAGGCGCAGAAGAACAA
Above is a genomic segment from Candidatus Eremiobacteraceae bacterium containing:
- a CDS encoding SDR family oxidoreductase, encoding MRVLVTGATGYIGGRLVPRLIAAGHFVRCLARSPKRLAGRFAGAEIFPGDVRDSLDLPAAFAGIDVAYYLIHSMGAGGADFQTRDRETARNFATAAKAAGVKRIIYLGGLGDAKRDLSEHLRSRHEVGDILRDHGPPVTEFRAAIVIGSGSVSFEMIRYLTERLPVMIAPKWVATRSQPIAVGDVLEYLVSALAIERTIGRTYDIGGRDIVSYRDLMLGYARARGLRRTIVGVPFFTPRLSSYWIHIVTPVPASIARPLIDGLRSEMIVQNTAALSDFDIRPIGCEEAIRRALDRYSGVDRPTTWFDAYEGRQSLGEFRGIVQGMLMDRRERRTGASPSAVFAVVTSLGGSRGWLYADWLWALRGMMDWALGGNGMRRGRRSPASMRIGDAVDLWRVEALEPDRLLRLRAEMKLPGNAWLEFAVVPDQAGSTLRLTAFFEPRGLAGQLYWYAVAPIHDAIFAGLADQIVKRGAALGDAVSSSSGSALEAAPS
- a CDS encoding TspO/MBR family protein, with the translated sequence MAIGLIVALAACFGAAALGSIFTTPRLGDWYANIRKPAWTPPSWLFAPVWTLLFIMMAVSVWLVWLRAGFAGASWAFALFAVQLALNVLWSALFFGMRNPAAAFAEVIVFWLAIAATALAFSRIDALSALLLVPYLLWVAFAAILNFAIWRLNAS
- a CDS encoding ferritin-like domain-containing protein, whose amino-acid sequence is MKARAAKEEKSLTRKRLAELLNEDLSREYQAIIAYVVYSQVLKGAEYMNIADQLELHAKQELEHALIISRQIDYLGAMPTVMARPVRTSGKPKDMLRFDLANEVETIRNYRERVRQCEQLGEFAMAEQIRGILVNEQDHQIDLATALGVDPPDVSG
- a CDS encoding oligopeptide transporter, OPT family, with the translated sequence MATATVPMARDTRLELTWRGFVLGAAITLVFTAANIYLGLKVGLTFATSIPAAVISMAVLRAFRNATIWENNIVQTIASAAGTLSAIIFVLPGLVMVGWWTGFPYWESFAVCAIGGILGVTYSVPLRRALVVQSDLPFPEGVAAAEVLKVGVGSRDANAASVEENKKGLLALSMGALASAGYAALAAARIFTDEISGYFRAGAGATGFGMSMSLALVGAGHLIGIQVGLAIFGGLVIAWGILTPLLTALHPAAGPAADVAVSVWRHQVRFIGAGTIGIAALWTLGRLMRPVYTGITSAIAAARTRAAAGGDEYAVPRTERDLPIGVVALISVACFIPLAFLLAVFIQGSAIATLTVPLVLAGVIYVVIAGFFVAAACGYMAGLIGASNSPVSGLGILTVIGASLLLLLVAKTTGATGAPALVAYALFVTAVLLNVATISNDNLQDLKTGQLVDATPWRQQVALIGGVIFGSIVIPPILDVLNKAYGFTGPHALPAPQATLISALAKGVIQGEIDWGLLGIGALIGVVLIAIDELLRAKTRYQFPPLAVGLGIYLPAATTSAAVVGAVAGWIYNRWVARGPNADIARRMGVLVASGLIVGESLFGVLLAGVIVSTGNATPFALVGDSFQVFAVPLAAIAFVVTIVALYRWSARLAQSIVT
- a CDS encoding lysozyme inhibitor LprI family protein; protein product: MQRIRSLLCCALAVGTIALPAHTKADTQNSMTAASCAQYQKAQQQLAQVYSQVRKMHAADTDFIARLEAAEQAWANFRDAEIKAVYPSQDASEYGSSQPMCQCSLLTQLTQQRILQLQAWLKPSEGDVCAGSRTK
- a CDS encoding formylglycine-generating enzyme family protein; translation: MMWIPGGEFSMGSNNPKFADAHPWHRVRVSGFWLAKTTITNAQFAAFVNATHYVTVAERKPLQKDFPDAPPEALVAGSLVFTPPAHPVELNDDSQWWRYVHGADWRHPDGPKSSIGGKDDYPVVQMAFEDAQAYARWAHMRLPTEAEYEFAERGGLSCRPYAWGDEFTPNGKTMANTYHGHFPDSSTAPHNHPTTMPVASYHPNGYGLYDMSGNVWEWTSDWYRADYYQQLATNGGVAVDPHGPSTSYDPQEPGVNKRSVRGGSFLCTDQFCSRYEVGGRGQTEPSSSANHIGFRVAD
- a CDS encoding arylsulfatase; protein product: MKRTGLILIVLLSLGAATFAAEQWNGIVKTDMASLTATRDVSQSTVIPAPEPTFGGVISKNVYDSTAWYPPQIAPKKGSPNVLLIIMDDEGFAANSTFGGLIPTPVSDSLAKQGLRYINFHTTSLCSPTRAALITGRNHGDVGFEQVAEVATGFPGYNGTIGKDSATVARLLQYNGYATAWFGKDHNVPLWQATDAGPKDQWPVGMGFDYFYGFIGGDMDQWHPTLFENTNQIFPDVGHPNYNLNVDIADKAIAWLKRINDLKPSQPVFLYYAPGATHAPHQPTPDWIAKMKGKFNMGWDAYREMAFKRMQAMGTIPKNAKLTPWPNPEDKDYAGAGYGDISLPHWNTLTPYQKAAYEHQMEVYAAYLAQTDYEIGRVIQAFKDTGRYNNTMVILIHGDNGASAEGTLQGTFSEVTDFNGIVPPIEKFWPKFGPLWGSEYTDPHYAVQWAWALDTPFKWTKQVASYLGGTRNGMIVAWPGHISDPGGIRAQFHHVIDVDPTILDVAGIAQPTSVDGVTQKPIEGVSFAYTFDKANASAPSTHHTQYFEMFGAPAIYNDGWIAAAEPHAIPWTPTTNTPIQDVWGTEKWHLYHVTADDDWTEYNDVQSTHQDKLKELQDLFVSEAQKNNAFPLNNAPNFFDPRPSLTGGRAVITYHPGIVALNQADTPNILNTNYSIEGDITVPSSGATGVIIADGGRFGGYSLWLDHGKPTFSYNFVELEMFRWKGASALSPGQHSVVFSFKYDGGGFGKGGVGTLSVDGTTVDSHRVPHTTPLTLPWFEGLDVGMDNSTPVDANYTVPNAFTGSISQVVYHTGPMMLSKAQWPEYYNRMLAAWMGIQ